CTGCTTGCTTTCTTGTGCCCTGTAAGGGTATAGGATGTCGTTCTCCATGCGCAGCTGGTCAAGCTCCTTGCGTAACTTAATCAGTTCATTTTCTTCAGGGCTGCGATTGTCTTTTTCTGAGAAGGATCCGCTGCTTTGATGTTGTTTCACCCATCTGTCAAAAGCTGAGGCGGTTAAATCATACTCTTTGACAATTTCTGCCCGTGGCTTTCCGTGCAAATGGAGTTGTACCAGTTGTTCTTTAAACTCTGAGGTGAAACTTCTTCGTGTTCGTTTGGTCATGGTTTTCATCTCCTTGTTATTAGGGTACATGACCTTAACGTTTCTGTCCAACTAAGTATAACCTATCCACATGAGGTGATCATTTTGCCAAGAAGAGAACGAAAGAAAAGCCATACGGGAATATACCATGTCATGCTAAGAGGAATTAATGGCCAAATCATATTTGAAGATCGGGAGGATTCCATCAAACTATTAGAGACAATTAAAAGGTACAGAGAGGAAAGTGGTTACGAAATCTACGGGTATTGCCTTATGAATAACCACATCCATTTATTAATCAAAGAAGGATGTGAAGAACTGAGCACCGTCTTTCGAAGAATCGGTGCTAAATATGTCTACTGGTATAACCGAAAATACAACCGAAGAGGTCATTTGTTCCAGGATCGGTATAAAAGTGAAGTCGTGGAAGATGATGGTTATCTACTAACGGTACTGAGATATATCCATCAAAATCCCCTTAAGGCATGCATTATCAAAAACATCGAACAATATCCATGGAGCAGTTATCAGGAATACATTGGAAAGAAAGACATCTGCGAAACAGCGTTTCCATTAAGTATATTTTCGAAGGACAATAAAAAAGCCGTAAAACTATTCAAAGACTTTCATGCAAAAGAAAATCAGGACCACTGCCTGGATTATGAAGATACATTCAGGATTAATGATCTGGAAGCGGCAGAAATAATTAAAAAATCAGCAGAGATTGACAGCACTAACAAAGTGCAAAGCTTCGATAAAGAACATAGAAATAAACTGATAAAGGAATTCAAGAAAAAAGGGCTATCGATACGTCAAATAGAAAGATTGACGGGGGTTAGTTTTGGTGTGATAAGAAGACTATAAGCCTGCACAAAAGAACCGTCCCCTTGTGCAGGCAGGGGAGAAATCGTAGGAGATATAAAATGAAATCTGACATGAAACCTAAGACGAAAGCCAATAACCTAAAAAAAACAATCATCAAAGAATTGCAGAAACATCCTTATAAAACCATTATGCTGATGAAGCTGGAGGAATGGTGTCCTTCAGACAGTTCTTATGCAGATTTTTCGGCGGTAGTGATGGATCTAATGGAGGAAGAAGTGCTGATTCGGATCAAGACTGCCGGTGAAAACCGTAAATCTCCTTCACTTCCCTATAAATTTCGGATCGAAAGCCATGGGTTAAAGAGAGAGCAACAGCAGGAACTTCGACGTCAGGCGGCGAACTTTCATCCGGCGATGGACCTTAGCGCCTATTACCGGAAAGAACTGACTGTCTGGAAAAGAGATTTACCCGTCCTGAAGAAGGTGAATGACTATTTGCAGCAATATGGAACCGACTTCGCCGGTCACTCTCTGCCGGAACTTTCCTGGAAACTGACAGGCAATGAAAAATGGTTGGAAGAAGAAGGTGGTAAACAGTTGTTGGAGCGGATTCATCTGTGGCATCAAGTGGAAAGACAGACATATCCGGATCCGTTGATGCTGGCTGTGAATCCGTCGCATTTATCGGAGATACAAGCCGGAGGCAGTAAAACCCTAACCCTTCTTCACCTGATCGTGGAAAACAAAAGCATGTATTACCGGTTGCTTCCCTTGCTGTCCTTCAGTGACATGACAAGTTTGATCTATGGTGCCGGCAGGAAGATTGTAGCAGGACTTTCTCAATTGCCCTATCAACTGGGGATTGAAAAAGCAGGCAATATTCAACATACCATCCATTATTTTGGTGACCTAGACTGGGAAGGCATTGCCATTTGGCATGATCTTCAAAAGCGTTACGCCCATGTGGAAGCCTGGGAGGTGATTCCGGCAACTGATTTTTATCAGTCGCTGGCTCAGTGTTCCTGGAGTCAGGGAAAAACAAACCAGCGTCAGCAGGAAGAAGCCCTCAAAGAATTTCTTGCGTATTTTTCATCCGAAGAAGGATCGACCCTTCGCCGACAATTGGAAGCCGGTGGGTACTGTCCGCAGGAAGCCTTGGAAGAAGGGCTGGAAAGATTGATGAAGAAGGGTTAAAATAGAGTCAACACTTGTTTGAAAGGACGAACAGCATGAACCTACCCCTTCGAAGCATTACTGATGGTTATGGCGAACGCATGGCTCGGCTGGCTCTGTTCGAGCCTTTAATGAATCTGAAAAAGAAAACGCGTAAGGACAACCAAGGAGCAGAGATCGACTTTTACGGTCTTGGTCTGCTGACTTTGTTGTTCTTTTTTGAATGCCGATTATTAAGGCAACGGCGTACAGGCGTGGCGGAACTGGCCAGATTTCTGAAAGACGTACAACGTCAATTTCCAGAACCGCTGCTGGATTTGGAAGACCCACAGTATGAAAAAGTTGCTCGGGAGCTGGTAGACACCTTTCGACCACCGGGTGGCAGAGGATTGCAGGCTTCTTTTTTCAATTACCATACCGGTCGGCAGGAAACCGTCAGCCTTAGCATCCTAAAGGCAGGAGCTTCGGATACAGATGCCAACGCTCAATACTATACCTTGGATGAAGATGGTCTGGCGTTGGTTTTTGCCACTCGGGAATACTATGCAGAGTTTCAGATTTCCATCAACCAGTTGGTAATCCGGAAACAACTGGAAAAAGGCGAGTTTGCCAGTGCCCTACGGCAAATTGACGAAATGCGGATGGCGGTGGAAAAGCTTTCTGACAGCATGCTGCGTATTCGCCACGAAGTGAATCGGAACATTGTTTCTGATGATACGTACCAACGCTATCGATCCCTAGTGGAAGATACTTTTCAGCGGCTAACCCGGGAAAACGAAGAGTTTGAAGAGTTGCAGGTGTTTGTGATGGAAACCCGTCGCCGATTGGATCAGGAAGCCTCTGCCCGAAAACATCCCCAAGCCTATGAACGAATCGGGCGTATCGAGCAGGAACTGGCTTCGGTTCACCACAGTCACCGGCTCCTGTTACAGGATTGCACCAAGTTGAAAAATACGGCAGTGGATGCCTTTTACCAGATGCTTCTTTTCAGCGGCGTGGACTCCTTTAACTTTGATCAGGAAATCACCGCCCGCCTCCTATCGGTTCCCCTCCCTCTGGAAGCCGCTCGCCAATTGGTAAAACCATTTTTACACCTGGAAAAAACCCAGGTCTGGTCACCGTTGACGGTTTTTGCACCACAAAGAATTGCCGGCGAAAAGAGTCAGGAGGAAGCTCAGGTGTTTTTAGAGGCCTCTGGTGGCCGGCGGATCTCAAGACGTCAGTACGAATTGAAAAAAAGATTTCTGCAATGGATGGAAGGATTGCTGGAAGTCAGCATTGATTCAGAGAAAAAGACGCGTCCCCGCCTTTTATCGGAAGCGGTGGCGGCGATGGAACAACGACAGCCGGAATGCACCTCGAAGCCTTCTTTTTATGGATTCTGGATCTGGCTTCATCATCAGGCACCACTAACACTTCACGCCGAAAGCCATTCGTCCCAGGGAACCTTAGAGGAAACCCTGCTGGAAAAACCCATGGCAGCATTGCTACGTCAGGCAGGAGTTCAGTTATGGCTGGAAGAAACCGGAGAAATCCTAACCTATGGGAATCGGTTTCAAATACAGGAAATGAAATTGATCTGGGAGGAGGACTTTCCATGGAACACAAGATAGTCTTGGATGCATTTCGATTGTTCAGCCATCTGACCTTGAAAGGAGAGGCCGGTCGAGAAGAACAGCGTCGCTACTTGGCGGAAGAGGATCTGAAAGCCTTAGTAGACGATTTTGCTGAAGAAGTCAGTTCCTTGGTACTAGTGTCCGGCGAAGGATTGTATCTGGTGCCTAAGACGGTGGAATCTGTGCACCATCTTTCCAATGAAAAAATGAAGGAGTTGTACCTGCCCAAAAGAGCCACCAATGAAGATCTTTACCTGATGTATGTGGCGATTTTGGTGTTTTTTGGTCAATTCTACGACAGTTATCAGACCACAGAGCCGACCAGAGATTTTTTATCCATGGAAGACTGGCTGGCGGCCATGAATCAACGGTTGGACAGTTTAGCGTCTATGGAAGAAGACCAGCTCAGGTGGCATGAACAGGATCAGCAGATCAACTGGCTGGCAGTGCTTCGCAAATGGGGTGCTCTGGACGATCTGAAGGAAAAGGTGAAAGTACAGGACGCTAAAACCAACAGCCGCATGAGTTTTCTCAACAGCGTCCGAGGATTTCTGCTGGCACAGAAGCTGGTGCTGGATATCGGAAACAAGGAACTGGAAATAACGGAAAAAGCCCGTACCATTGTGCAACGCTATTATATGGACGTGGAATATAATCGAAACCTGCTGGAATTTATGTTCCAGCTCAGCGAAGAAAGAAACCAACAGCAAAATCAAAAAGAAAATCAGCAAGAGGATTGGCAAGAAAACCGGAAAGAAGATCAACAAGAAGGTCAGCAAGAGAAAAGGAGGGAAGTGGATGCCAGCCATCTCGAAGGTGAGAATGACCAACATACAGTTTGAAGGCGGCCATAAACGAATCAATGATGTGCTGTACCGCTTCGATGGCCATAATGGTGCTTTGTTGCTGGAAAACGGCGGCGGGAAAACCGTGACGGTGCAAACCATTCTGCAGACGGTACTACCCCATGTGACGGTTGCCGGACGAAAAATCCGGGAAACATTGGTGCTGGACAATACAGCGGCACACGTGGCGGTGGAATGGATCCTTCAGGACAGGCCCCGACGCTACGCCGTAACCGCCGTCACCCTTTATGCCGACGACAGCGGCGTGAAATCTGAAAAATTTGTGGACGAATATGAAGGCGGTGACGCTCACAGCATTGAGCAGCTTCCTTTTGTACGAAAAACAAAAAATAACTTGGAGCGACCGGCAGCTCGGCAGGAAATGCATGACTATTACCTGGAACGGCAACAAAAACGGATGACAGCCCGCACCTTCCATACCCTGCATGAATACAATGGCTATCTGGAGGAACACTTTGGCATTCGTAAAAAAGAATGGGAATCCATTGTGAAAGTTAACAGTGACGAAGGCGGTGTGGAAGCATTTTTTGAAAACTGCCGCACCACAGATCAACTGGTGAGCCGTCTCCTAATCCCGGCTGTGGAGGATACCCAACCGGGAAAAGGAACCGAAGAGTTTGTGGAAACCTTTGAAAAACAACAGGAAAATTTTCGGAAGTATCGGCAACTGACCCGGTTGATGGAAGAGAGCCGAAAGCTGGAAACCCAGGTGCAAGAATACGCCGGCCAATGGGAAAAACTGGAAGGCATAAGGCAGGAACATCTGGAAGAACAGCGACAGGCCAAGACCCTCTACCAGTTTACGGAAGCAGAACTGGAAAAGGCAACTCTGGAAAAACATTTATTAGAAGAACAGATTCGACAACGGGAAGCCGATGCCCGGCAAGTCTTGCATCAAAAAGCCTCTTGGCAACTGGCACTTCAACAGCAGGAAAAGAACCGGATGGATGAGGCCATGGAAAAGGCCCGGCAGGAACATACCGAAGCAAAACTGAGGGCCGAGGAATTGAAGCGTTCTGATTATCAGTTAAAGCTGGCCAAATTGCAAATGGAAATAGAAGAACAAGAAGTTCAGGAGCAGTATGCAAGAGAAAAGCTGGAAAATCTTGATCAGCAGGAAAACCTGACCACTGTCCGAGAAAAACAGAGAAGGAACCGGCAGAAGCTAAAATATCGTCTGGATGAGGAAGAAAGCCAGATGAAAGCCGAAGTTTCCAAACAACAGCAGGAAAGGGAACGGAAAAAACGGGAGTGGGAACGACGGGTAAACCGGTTGGAAATCCGTCAACAGGAGCTGACAGAGCTGGAAAAAGAGAAAGCCCGGCTGGAAGAAAAAGTGGCTGGTTGCCAACATCGGATGAAGGAACTGGAAAGCTACTTGCTGGCCTTAAAAGACGGTCAGAGCATTCAGCAGGAACTGCCCA
This region of Tindallia magadiensis genomic DNA includes:
- a CDS encoding transposase — translated: MTKRTRRSFTSEFKEQLVQLHLHGKPRAEIVKEYDLTASAFDRWVKQHQSSGSFSEKDNRSPEENELIKLRKELDQLRMENDILYPYRAQESKQ
- a CDS encoding transposase — protein: MIILPRRERKKSHTGIYHVMLRGINGQIIFEDREDSIKLLETIKRYREESGYEIYGYCLMNNHIHLLIKEGCEELSTVFRRIGAKYVYWYNRKYNRRGHLFQDRYKSEVVEDDGYLLTVLRYIHQNPLKACIIKNIEQYPWSSYQEYIGKKDICETAFPLSIFSKDNKKAVKLFKDFHAKENQDHCLDYEDTFRINDLEAAEIIKKSAEIDSTNKVQSFDKEHRNKLIKEFKKKGLSIRQIERLTGVSFGVIRRL
- a CDS encoding Wadjet anti-phage system protein JetD domain-containing protein; translation: MKSDMKPKTKANNLKKTIIKELQKHPYKTIMLMKLEEWCPSDSSYADFSAVVMDLMEEEVLIRIKTAGENRKSPSLPYKFRIESHGLKREQQQELRRQAANFHPAMDLSAYYRKELTVWKRDLPVLKKVNDYLQQYGTDFAGHSLPELSWKLTGNEKWLEEEGGKQLLERIHLWHQVERQTYPDPLMLAVNPSHLSEIQAGGSKTLTLLHLIVENKSMYYRLLPLLSFSDMTSLIYGAGRKIVAGLSQLPYQLGIEKAGNIQHTIHYFGDLDWEGIAIWHDLQKRYAHVEAWEVIPATDFYQSLAQCSWSQGKTNQRQQEEALKEFLAYFSSEEGSTLRRQLEAGGYCPQEALEEGLERLMKKG
- a CDS encoding DUF6063 family protein; the encoded protein is MEHKIVLDAFRLFSHLTLKGEAGREEQRRYLAEEDLKALVDDFAEEVSSLVLVSGEGLYLVPKTVESVHHLSNEKMKELYLPKRATNEDLYLMYVAILVFFGQFYDSYQTTEPTRDFLSMEDWLAAMNQRLDSLASMEEDQLRWHEQDQQINWLAVLRKWGALDDLKEKVKVQDAKTNSRMSFLNSVRGFLLAQKLVLDIGNKELEITEKARTIVQRYYMDVEYNRNLLEFMFQLSEERNQQQNQKENQQEDWQENRKEDQQEGQQEKRREVDASHLEGENDQHTV